In a single window of the Amycolatopsis sp. cg5 genome:
- a CDS encoding helix-turn-helix domain-containing protein yields MTDEQTFATKLSALIDAARANGEAPHSYREMSSAIEAAGGPAMSSAYIQQLATGKRINPKIHYVEALAKLFGVPVTYFFDGVQAEPEPARGEAKLMAMRAQELSPEGRRQVMDLLDLVERYERAERHKTEEP; encoded by the coding sequence GTGACCGACGAGCAGACGTTCGCCACGAAACTGAGCGCCCTGATCGACGCGGCGCGCGCGAACGGGGAAGCACCGCACAGCTACCGCGAGATGTCCTCGGCCATCGAGGCAGCGGGCGGCCCGGCGATGTCGTCGGCGTACATCCAGCAGCTGGCGACCGGCAAGCGCATCAACCCGAAGATCCACTACGTCGAGGCGCTGGCGAAGCTGTTCGGCGTTCCGGTCACGTACTTCTTCGACGGGGTGCAGGCCGAGCCGGAGCCGGCGCGCGGTGAGGCGAAGCTGATGGCGATGCGGGCGCAGGAACTTTCACCGGAGGGCAGACGTCAGGTGATGGACCTGCTCGACCTCGTCGAACGGTACGAGCGCGCCGAACGGCACAAGACCGAAGAGCCATGA
- a CDS encoding flavodoxin family protein, with translation MPTLLIVHHTPSPSMQAMFEAVVAGATDPEIEGVDVVRRPALGATVSDVLAADGVLLGTPANLGYMSGAAKVFFDTVYYPCLDATRGRPFGFYVHGNSDVSGTVRGIESITTGLGWEKAAAPVLVTGEPSKDDLAACWELGAALGAGLMP, from the coding sequence GTGCCCACTTTGCTGATCGTGCATCACACGCCTTCGCCGTCCATGCAGGCGATGTTCGAGGCCGTCGTCGCCGGCGCGACCGATCCCGAGATCGAGGGTGTCGACGTGGTGCGCAGGCCCGCGCTCGGCGCGACGGTGTCGGACGTGCTGGCCGCGGACGGGGTCTTGCTCGGCACGCCCGCGAACCTCGGGTACATGAGCGGTGCGGCGAAGGTGTTCTTCGACACCGTCTACTACCCGTGCCTGGACGCGACGCGTGGCAGGCCGTTCGGCTTCTATGTGCACGGAAACAGTGATGTTTCGGGCACTGTGCGCGGGATTGAATCCATTACAACTGGACTGGGTTGGGAAAAGGCGGCGGCGCCCGTGCTCGTCACCGGGGAGCCGTCGAAGGACGATCTCGCGGCTTGCTGGGAATTGGGTGCGGCGCTGGGAGCCGGCCTGATGCCGTGA
- a CDS encoding phospho-sugar mutase translates to MTTALTPALRDKAFRWIADDVDADSRAELQGVLARAMGGEVAALEDLSDRMSGSLEFGTAGLRGPVRAGPNGMNVAVVTRTTAGVATWLLAHGHAGGTVVVGRDARHGSEAFAKAVAEVLSAAGFAVKTLPGPLPTPVLAFAVRELGAVAGVQITASHNPPADNGYKLYDASGAQIVPPSDGEIERAIEAAPGAVSVPRSPGAVTVDLVDAYLDRVSSLPRGPERALKVVATALHGVGAETLRKAFERAGFPDLTLVDAQSAPDPDFPTVSFPNPEEPGATDLLLALASEVDADLAIALDPDADRCALGVRVGGTWRMLRGDETGVLLGSHILSTVDTPDPLVATTIVSSSMLGEIAAAHGARYKETLTGFKWLARAGEGLVFAYEEALGLCVNPSFVRDKDGISAAVLAAGYAATLKAAGRTLPEVLDELYVQHGVHLTDQVSLRVTDLSVRGQLMAGLRAAPPAALGGVDVTLTDLLPETDGLRLLGDGVRVVIRPSGTEPKLKAYLQVKEPVTGELADARDAAAKRLATLRSDVEALFA, encoded by the coding sequence GTGACCACTGCATTAACGCCGGCGCTGCGTGACAAGGCCTTTCGCTGGATCGCCGACGACGTCGACGCCGACTCCCGCGCCGAACTGCAAGGCGTGCTCGCCCGCGCGATGGGCGGCGAGGTCGCGGCACTCGAAGACCTCTCCGATCGCATGTCGGGCTCACTCGAATTCGGCACGGCCGGACTGCGCGGCCCGGTTCGTGCGGGCCCGAACGGAATGAACGTCGCCGTGGTCACCCGCACCACGGCGGGAGTCGCGACCTGGTTGCTGGCACACGGCCACGCCGGCGGGACGGTCGTCGTCGGCCGTGACGCCCGTCACGGCTCGGAAGCGTTCGCCAAGGCCGTCGCGGAGGTGTTGTCCGCCGCCGGTTTCGCCGTGAAGACACTGCCTGGCCCGCTGCCGACGCCCGTGCTGGCGTTCGCGGTCCGTGAACTCGGCGCGGTCGCGGGCGTGCAGATCACCGCGTCGCACAATCCCCCGGCCGACAACGGATACAAGCTCTACGACGCCTCCGGCGCGCAGATCGTCCCGCCGTCGGACGGCGAGATCGAGCGCGCGATCGAGGCCGCACCCGGCGCCGTCTCGGTACCCCGCTCGCCGGGCGCGGTCACCGTCGACCTGGTCGACGCTTACCTGGACCGGGTTTCGTCGTTGCCGCGCGGCCCCGAGCGCGCACTGAAGGTCGTCGCGACCGCGCTGCACGGCGTCGGCGCGGAAACCCTTCGCAAGGCTTTCGAGCGTGCCGGTTTCCCGGACCTGACACTCGTCGACGCCCAGTCCGCACCCGACCCCGACTTCCCCACGGTGTCCTTCCCCAACCCCGAAGAGCCAGGCGCGACGGACCTTCTGCTCGCGCTGGCGTCCGAAGTGGACGCCGACCTGGCCATCGCACTCGACCCCGACGCCGACCGCTGCGCGCTGGGCGTCCGCGTCGGCGGCACCTGGCGCATGCTGCGCGGCGACGAGACGGGCGTGTTGCTCGGCTCGCACATTTTGTCCACTGTGGACACTCCGGATCCCTTGGTGGCCACGACGATCGTGTCGTCCTCGATGCTCGGCGAGATAGCGGCCGCGCACGGCGCGCGCTACAAGGAAACGCTGACCGGCTTCAAGTGGCTCGCGCGCGCCGGCGAAGGCTTGGTCTTCGCCTACGAAGAGGCGCTGGGTCTTTGCGTGAATCCTTCTTTCGTGCGAGACAAGGACGGCATCTCGGCGGCCGTGCTGGCAGCGGGTTACGCGGCGACGCTGAAGGCGGCCGGACGGACTCTGCCCGAGGTGCTGGACGAGCTGTACGTCCAGCACGGGGTGCACCTGACGGACCAGGTTTCCTTGCGTGTCACGGATCTCTCGGTCCGCGGCCAGCTGATGGCCGGTCTGCGCGCGGCACCGCCCGCCGCGCTGGGCGGCGTCGACGTGACGTTGACGGACCTGCTGCCGGAGACGGACGGCCTGCGCCTGCTCGGCGACGGCGTTCGCGTGGTCATCCGGCCTTCGGGCACGGAGCCGAAGCTCAAGGCCTACCTTCAGGTGAAGGAACCCGTGACCGGGGAACTCGCCGACGCCCGCGATGCGGCGGCCAAGCGCCTGGCCACCCTGCGCTCCGACGTCGAAGCCCTCTTCGCCTAA
- a CDS encoding glycosyltransferase: MKLLFTSLGSHGHTYPLLPLAVAARKAGHEVVFATGEAMLPGLRKAGLDTASVTIDISAGFAKVMGDRTGPPPEDELPRIVAMVFGDALPRLAVEKLKPVLEAEKPDLVVYESGNPGGGFAAKLAGIPALAHGFGRVSVSALTEDISKPLQAYAAELGIELAGPFSLGDPYIDICPESVQSPDFLASADRIPLRPVGWNEPGELPALVHEDEPLVYLTLGTAFGNVDVLKGAIEGLAKLPVNVLVAAGPSVDVDALGGVPPNVHLSAWVPQADLLPHVALVVHHGGSGTTLGTFGAGLPQLVIPQGADQFTNAEAVLAAGVGTRLLPDEFTAEAVYTQGKALLSDETVQATAKRLAEEIAAMPSPEDVAARLPNYV; the protein is encoded by the coding sequence GTGAAATTGTTGTTCACCTCTCTGGGGTCACACGGTCATACCTATCCCTTACTCCCGCTCGCCGTCGCCGCCCGCAAAGCCGGGCATGAGGTCGTTTTCGCGACAGGTGAAGCAATGTTGCCCGGCCTGCGCAAGGCCGGACTGGACACCGCGTCCGTCACGATCGACATTTCCGCCGGGTTCGCCAAGGTCATGGGCGACCGCACCGGGCCGCCGCCGGAAGACGAGCTGCCGCGGATCGTCGCCATGGTCTTCGGCGACGCGCTGCCGCGCTTGGCCGTCGAAAAGCTGAAGCCGGTGCTGGAAGCCGAGAAACCCGACCTCGTCGTCTACGAATCCGGCAACCCCGGCGGTGGTTTCGCCGCCAAGCTGGCCGGGATTCCCGCGCTGGCGCACGGTTTCGGCCGGGTCTCCGTCAGCGCGCTCACCGAGGACATTTCAAAACCGCTGCAGGCGTACGCCGCTGAGCTCGGCATCGAGCTGGCCGGGCCGTTCTCGCTCGGCGACCCGTACATCGACATCTGCCCGGAATCGGTGCAGTCGCCCGATTTTCTCGCCTCCGCCGACCGCATCCCGCTGCGCCCGGTCGGCTGGAACGAACCCGGTGAGCTGCCCGCGCTCGTCCACGAGGACGAGCCGCTGGTCTATCTCACCCTCGGCACCGCGTTCGGCAACGTCGACGTGCTCAAGGGCGCGATCGAAGGACTCGCCAAGCTCCCGGTGAACGTGCTGGTCGCGGCGGGCCCGTCCGTCGACGTCGACGCGCTCGGTGGCGTGCCGCCGAACGTCCACCTGTCGGCCTGGGTGCCGCAGGCTGACCTGCTGCCGCACGTCGCGCTCGTCGTGCACCACGGCGGCAGCGGCACCACGCTGGGCACGTTCGGCGCGGGCCTGCCGCAGCTGGTCATCCCGCAGGGCGCCGACCAGTTCACCAACGCCGAAGCCGTGCTCGCCGCGGGCGTCGGCACGCGCCTGCTGCCGGACGAGTTCACCGCCGAGGCCGTCTACACCCAGGGCAAGGCGTTGCTGTCCGACGAAACCGTCCAGGCGACCGCGAAGCGCCTCGCCGAAGAGATCGCCGCCATGCCCTCACCCGAAGACGTCGCGGCCAGGCTCCCGAATTACGTGTAG
- a CDS encoding purine-nucleoside phosphorylase, which produces MSENEAAAVIAERTGVAQHDIAVVLGSGWRPAADVIGEPTAEIPLGELPGFVTPGAVGHGGTARSVKIGDKHALVLLGRTHLYEGKGMDPVVHNVRTAAAAGAKSVLLTNAAGGLREGFTVGQPVLISDHLNLTARSPIVGANFVDLTDLYSPRLRALAQEIDPTLAEGVYAGLPGPHFETPAEIRMLRTMGADLVGMSTVLEAIAARAAGVEVFGLSLVTNLAAGITGEPLNHEEVLEAGRASATRMGTLLRDLVARA; this is translated from the coding sequence ATGAGTGAGAACGAAGCCGCCGCCGTCATCGCCGAACGGACCGGCGTCGCCCAACACGACATCGCGGTGGTGCTGGGCTCCGGCTGGCGCCCCGCCGCCGACGTCATCGGCGAGCCGACCGCGGAGATCCCGCTCGGCGAACTGCCGGGATTCGTCACGCCGGGCGCCGTCGGCCACGGCGGCACCGCGCGGTCGGTGAAGATCGGCGACAAGCACGCGCTGGTGCTGCTCGGCCGCACGCACCTGTACGAGGGCAAGGGCATGGACCCGGTGGTGCACAACGTACGCACCGCCGCCGCGGCCGGCGCGAAGTCGGTGCTGCTGACCAACGCGGCAGGCGGCCTGCGTGAAGGTTTCACGGTCGGTCAGCCGGTGCTGATCTCGGACCACCTGAACCTGACCGCGCGCTCCCCGATCGTCGGCGCGAACTTCGTCGACCTGACGGACCTGTACTCCCCGCGCCTGCGCGCGCTGGCGCAGGAGATCGACCCGACGCTGGCCGAGGGCGTCTACGCCGGGCTGCCCGGTCCGCACTTCGAGACCCCGGCCGAGATCCGCATGCTCCGCACCATGGGCGCGGACCTGGTCGGCATGTCGACCGTGCTCGAGGCCATCGCCGCGCGCGCGGCCGGCGTCGAGGTGTTCGGGCTTTCGCTGGTGACGAACCTGGCAGCCGGCATCACCGGCGAGCCGCTGAACCACGAAGAGGTGCTCGAAGCGGGCCGCGCTTCGGCGACCCGCATGGGCACGCTGCTGCGCGACCTGGTCGCGCGCGCCTAG
- a CDS encoding ABA4-like family protein, with amino-acid sequence MFDLAFYLAAPFWAVMILAPTWGWTRKIVASPWVTTLPLISYFWFVVPHFGELWTVVSRPDLGALQAFLAQPYGAAAIWAHVVCFDLFIGRWMYLQGRERGVHPVLVSLILLLTIFLSPIGVLLFLAVRERSRSEPGYAAVHE; translated from the coding sequence ATGTTCGACTTGGCCTTTTACCTGGCAGCGCCGTTCTGGGCGGTGATGATCCTCGCGCCCACCTGGGGATGGACGCGCAAGATCGTCGCCTCGCCGTGGGTGACCACGCTGCCGCTGATCTCGTACTTCTGGTTCGTGGTGCCGCACTTCGGTGAACTGTGGACGGTCGTGTCCAGGCCGGATCTCGGTGCGCTGCAAGCGTTTCTCGCCCAGCCGTACGGCGCGGCGGCGATCTGGGCGCACGTGGTCTGCTTCGACCTGTTCATCGGCAGGTGGATGTACCTGCAGGGACGCGAGCGGGGCGTCCACCCGGTGCTCGTCAGCCTGATCCTGCTGCTGACGATCTTCCTGTCCCCGATCGGCGTGCTGCTGTTCCTGGCCGTACGGGAACGGTCACGCAGCGAGCCCGGATACGCTGCGGTTCATGAGTGA
- a CDS encoding MerR family transcriptional regulator: MRMAELSSVSGIPVATIKYYLREGLLQPGERTSPNQARYGEAHVRRLKLVRALIDVGGLSIAAVQETLGAIDDQVSTHSALGFAQKGIAMPDVVVDDETRDWALGLIKGVAEEHGWDLCSEDPAIEVLISVMGAFRDLGHEYMLDGLPQYAKASRQIAEQDLASLAGMQSVEQIVESAAVGTVLGDTLLMALRRLAQQEVSHRVYGD; encoded by the coding sequence ATGCGCATGGCCGAGCTCAGCAGCGTGTCCGGGATCCCGGTCGCGACGATCAAGTACTACCTGCGTGAAGGCCTGCTGCAGCCCGGTGAACGCACCAGCCCGAACCAGGCGCGCTACGGCGAGGCGCACGTCCGGCGGCTCAAGCTGGTCCGCGCGCTGATCGACGTCGGCGGCCTGTCGATCGCCGCGGTGCAGGAGACGCTCGGCGCGATCGACGACCAGGTGTCCACCCACTCCGCGCTGGGTTTCGCGCAGAAGGGCATCGCGATGCCCGACGTCGTGGTCGACGACGAGACCCGCGACTGGGCGCTCGGCCTGATCAAAGGCGTCGCGGAGGAGCACGGCTGGGATCTCTGCAGCGAGGACCCGGCGATCGAGGTCCTCATCAGCGTGATGGGCGCCTTCCGCGACCTCGGCCACGAGTACATGCTCGACGGCCTGCCCCAGTACGCGAAGGCGTCGCGGCAGATCGCGGAGCAGGACCTGGCCAGCCTCGCCGGGATGCAGTCGGTCGAGCAGATCGTGGAGAGCGCCGCGGTCGGCACCGTGCTCGGCGACACGCTCCTGATGGCGCTACGCCGTCTCGCCCAGCAAGAGGTCTCGCACCGCGTCTACGGCGATTAG
- a CDS encoding serine/threonine-protein kinase: MSTSSEQPRVVAGRYRLRSVLGSGSMGTVWSAYDEFLHRPVAVKEMKMPHGIPAAQVDELRERTLREARAIAVLSHPNVIILHDIASENGDPFVVMELLPSRSLSEVLRDHGPLSVEQAAAVGSAVAAALQAAHASGITHRDVKPGNVLIAEDGRIKLTDFGIARNVSESTMTKTGIMLGSPAYIAPEVASGGAVTGGADLWGLGATLFAAVEGSPPYDADGDPLETVGKVVNGDVPKPSDGPLAEIIIALMDKEPTARLSLREVRQRLHSLQPKSPHDTFPAELFHTPDGKKTSAQPAPTDTQVIKVTPKKAEDTSSALASDPGPLPFLTDSAPPAAPVPPVKGRSLTAGLALTLTAILLFLLAAGGGFALARTVGGKSITPPKSAPTSTAPSTGVPAKPLNLVDQEGEASPNKGTAGGSFTIKAPEGWAKFVTQSGSSKLAPNTVVQFVSPDGTRTVNVQRFVDYYPRYQQLDAFLTWLGQAWPVSGKIDRRGTGDHDIVITYRTQEAGGDRFLTEREPSPDRPKATRTTFAHVFRQNNSLWVVSVTVPVEQEQAGRTELFDKITQTFSTKA, encoded by the coding sequence GTGTCGACCTCCAGCGAACAGCCTCGCGTCGTGGCCGGGCGTTACCGGCTGCGCTCGGTGCTGGGTTCCGGGTCCATGGGCACCGTCTGGTCCGCCTACGACGAGTTCCTGCACCGGCCGGTCGCGGTCAAGGAAATGAAGATGCCGCACGGGATCCCGGCCGCACAGGTCGACGAGCTCCGTGAGCGGACACTGCGGGAAGCCCGCGCGATCGCCGTGCTCTCCCACCCGAACGTGATCATCCTGCACGACATCGCCAGCGAGAACGGCGATCCGTTCGTGGTGATGGAGCTGCTGCCCTCACGCAGCCTTTCAGAGGTCTTGCGCGACCACGGCCCGCTGAGCGTCGAACAGGCCGCCGCCGTCGGCAGCGCCGTCGCCGCCGCGCTGCAGGCCGCGCACGCCTCCGGGATCACGCACCGTGACGTGAAGCCGGGCAACGTGCTGATCGCCGAGGACGGCCGCATCAAGCTCACCGACTTCGGCATCGCGCGCAACGTGTCCGAGTCGACCATGACGAAGACCGGCATCATGCTGGGTTCGCCCGCCTACATCGCGCCGGAGGTCGCCTCCGGTGGCGCGGTGACCGGCGGCGCCGACCTGTGGGGCCTCGGCGCGACGCTGTTCGCCGCCGTCGAGGGCAGCCCGCCCTACGACGCCGACGGCGACCCGCTGGAGACGGTCGGCAAGGTCGTCAACGGTGATGTGCCGAAACCGTCGGACGGGCCGCTGGCCGAGATCATCATCGCGCTGATGGACAAGGAGCCGACCGCGCGGCTCTCGCTGCGCGAGGTGCGCCAGCGCCTGCACTCGCTGCAGCCGAAGAGCCCGCACGACACCTTCCCCGCCGAGCTTTTCCACACCCCGGACGGCAAGAAGACCTCCGCGCAGCCCGCGCCGACGGACACGCAGGTCATCAAGGTCACGCCGAAGAAGGCCGAGGACACCAGTTCCGCGCTGGCGTCGGACCCGGGACCGCTGCCGTTCTTGACGGACTCGGCGCCCCCGGCCGCGCCCGTGCCGCCGGTCAAGGGCCGGAGCTTGACCGCGGGGCTGGCACTCACCCTCACCGCGATCCTGCTGTTCCTGCTCGCGGCCGGCGGCGGGTTCGCGCTGGCCAGGACGGTCGGCGGCAAGTCGATCACCCCGCCGAAGAGCGCGCCGACGTCGACGGCGCCCTCGACCGGCGTTCCGGCCAAACCGCTGAACCTGGTCGACCAGGAAGGCGAAGCCAGCCCGAACAAGGGCACCGCGGGCGGATCGTTCACGATCAAGGCGCCCGAGGGCTGGGCCAAGTTCGTCACGCAGTCGGGGTCGAGCAAGCTGGCGCCGAACACCGTCGTCCAGTTCGTCTCGCCGGACGGCACCCGCACGGTCAACGTGCAGCGGTTCGTCGACTACTACCCCCGGTACCAGCAGCTCGACGCGTTCCTCACCTGGCTGGGCCAGGCATGGCCGGTCTCCGGCAAGATCGACCGGCGCGGCACCGGCGACCACGACATCGTGATCACCTACCGCACCCAGGAGGCGGGCGGCGACCGGTTCCTGACCGAGCGCGAGCCGTCGCCGGACCGGCCGAAGGCGACGCGGACGACGTTCGCGCACGTCTTCCGGCAGAACAACTCGCTGTGGGTGGTGTCGGTGACCGTGCCGGTCGAGCAGGAGCAGGCGGGCCGCACGGAGCTGTTCGACAAGATCACGCAGACCTTCTCGACGAAGGCCTAA
- a CDS encoding methylmalonyl-CoA mutase family protein, whose product MTNVGEAEPGELALAAEFGGASHAGWQELVAGVLRKSGALPEDFEGAPESKLVTRTYDGLEIQPLYTAEDATPPAGFPGLSPFVRGAKPEGSVSTGWDVRALHADPDPAAANKAVLADLEGGVTSLWLRVPSSSLADVLNGVYLELAPVVLDPGADFEAAATALTEVLAEKEIPASEASGTVGADPIGLRARTGEAADIAPAAELAVRLTGKYPKLRTLVADGLPFHEAGGSDAQELGAAIAVGVAYLRALTEAGLSVDAAASQLEFRLAASADQFLTIAKFRAARRLWARVTEVSGAAGAGMRQHAVTSPSMLTQRDPWVNMLRTTVACFGAGVGGADAITVLPFDGAIGLPDAFSRRIARNTQAILLEESNLAGVIDPAGGSWYVENLTDQLAHAAWREFTEIEREGGISAVLASGSLAGRLAETWAKRAKRIATRKDPITGVSEFPNLTEKPVVRAQSTMDVQNGGLPRVRYAQEFEALRDAADAYRAEHGARPQVFLATLGPVAAHTARAGFAANLFQAGGLEAVNPGAVDDIVAAFKASGTRVACICGSNTSYAEEAASVATALKDAGAAAVLLAGKGDYADVTGYVFAGCDALEALTALHATLGVTR is encoded by the coding sequence ATGACCAACGTCGGTGAGGCCGAACCCGGCGAGCTCGCGCTCGCCGCCGAATTCGGTGGCGCGAGCCATGCGGGATGGCAGGAGCTCGTGGCCGGTGTCCTGCGGAAAAGCGGCGCGCTACCCGAGGACTTCGAAGGCGCTCCCGAGAGCAAGCTGGTCACCCGCACGTACGACGGACTGGAGATCCAGCCGCTGTACACGGCCGAGGACGCCACACCACCGGCCGGTTTCCCCGGCCTGTCGCCGTTCGTGCGCGGCGCGAAGCCGGAAGGCTCCGTCAGCACCGGCTGGGACGTCCGCGCGCTGCACGCCGACCCCGACCCGGCCGCCGCGAACAAGGCCGTGCTCGCCGATCTCGAAGGCGGCGTGACGTCGCTGTGGCTGCGGGTCCCGTCGTCGTCGCTGGCCGACGTGCTGAACGGCGTCTACCTGGAGCTCGCGCCCGTCGTGCTCGATCCCGGCGCCGACTTCGAGGCCGCCGCGACCGCGTTGACCGAGGTGCTGGCCGAGAAGGAGATCCCGGCCAGCGAGGCGAGCGGCACCGTCGGCGCCGACCCGATCGGGCTGCGCGCGCGTACCGGCGAGGCCGCCGACATCGCGCCCGCCGCCGAACTCGCCGTACGGCTGACCGGCAAATACCCGAAACTGCGGACACTCGTCGCGGACGGCCTGCCGTTCCACGAGGCAGGCGGCTCGGACGCGCAGGAACTCGGCGCGGCGATCGCGGTCGGCGTCGCGTACCTGCGAGCGCTGACCGAAGCCGGATTGAGCGTCGACGCGGCCGCCTCGCAGCTGGAGTTCCGGCTCGCCGCGAGCGCCGACCAGTTCCTGACGATCGCGAAGTTCCGCGCCGCGCGGCGGCTGTGGGCCCGCGTGACCGAGGTTTCCGGCGCGGCAGGCGCCGGCATGCGCCAGCACGCGGTGACCTCGCCGTCGATGCTGACCCAGCGTGACCCCTGGGTGAACATGCTGCGGACCACGGTCGCCTGCTTCGGCGCCGGGGTCGGCGGCGCCGACGCGATCACCGTGCTGCCGTTCGACGGCGCGATCGGGCTGCCGGACGCGTTCTCGCGGCGCATCGCGCGCAACACGCAGGCGATCCTGCTGGAGGAGTCGAATCTCGCCGGCGTGATCGACCCGGCAGGCGGGTCCTGGTACGTCGAGAACCTCACCGACCAGCTCGCGCACGCGGCCTGGCGCGAGTTCACCGAGATCGAGCGCGAAGGCGGGATCTCGGCGGTGCTGGCGTCGGGTTCGCTGGCCGGACGGCTGGCCGAGACCTGGGCCAAGCGGGCCAAGCGGATCGCCACCCGCAAGGACCCGATCACCGGGGTCAGCGAGTTCCCCAACCTGACCGAGAAGCCCGTGGTGCGCGCACAGTCCACTATGGACGTCCAAAATGGTGGGTTGCCCCGGGTCCGCTACGCGCAGGAGTTCGAGGCGCTGCGCGACGCGGCGGACGCCTACCGTGCCGAGCACGGCGCGCGGCCGCAGGTGTTCCTGGCGACGCTCGGGCCGGTCGCGGCGCACACCGCGCGCGCCGGTTTCGCCGCCAACCTGTTCCAGGCGGGCGGGCTGGAAGCCGTCAACCCCGGCGCGGTCGACGACATCGTGGCCGCGTTCAAGGCGAGCGGTACGCGGGTCGCCTGTATCTGCGGCAGCAACACTTCGTACGCCGAGGAAGCCGCGTCCGTCGCCACCGCGTTGAAGGACGCGGGCGCCGCCGCCGTTCTGCTGGCCGGCAAGGGTGACTACGCCGACGTCACCGGATATGTCTTCGCGGGCTGCGACGCACTCGAAGCCTTGACCGCTCTCCACGCGACTCTGGGAGTCACTCGATGA